Sequence from the Pyrobaculum neutrophilum V24Sta genome:
CCCCAGGGCTTTGGCGACGGCCTCCGCCCTGTGGACTGAGCCGAAGTCGGGGCTCACCACTACGTCTACGCCAGAGAGCCTCTCCGCGTATTCGGTAGCCGGGTAGAGGTTCCTGACGGCCACCCGCGGCACGTAGTCGGCCACGTACGGCTTGTGTAGATCCAGCGTAACGACGGCAGAAATGGGGTAGCCGCCCAGTATCTTAAGCAGAGCCTTGGAGCTTATAGGCTCCCCAGGCCTAAAACGCCGGTCCTGCCTAGTATACGGGAGATACGGAGCCACCAACACCACCCTCTGAACCCCCGCGTCGCTCAAGGCGTCAAGCGCCAGAACCAGTTTTACAAAGTTGTCGTTGACGTTGGGGTACAGCCTCAGCACCAGGGCCACCTCTCTCCCCACGGGAGGGATGCGGACCAGCACCTCGCCGTCTGGGAAAACCCGCTCCTCCACCTGCTTCACCTCGCCGAGTCCCTCGAAC
This genomic interval carries:
- a CDS encoding ribose-phosphate diphosphokinase produces the protein MDILAFQNAFDIAAEFEGLGEVKQVEERVFPDGEVLVRIPPVGREVALVLRLYPNVNDNFVKLVLALDALSDAGVQRVVLVAPYLPYTRQDRRFRPGEPISSKALLKILGGYPISAVVTLDLHKPYVADYVPRVAVRNLYPATEYAERLSGVDVVVSPDFGSVHRAEAVAKALGVSHTYFEKYRDRETGAIALYPRHDVELRGKKVAIVDDILSTGGTLVDACRSAKTLGAAAVFAAVTHCQLLKDARERVRSCLDKLICTDSILNEFAEVRVGPILRRELERLL